The stretch of DNA GAAGGGTATCGCCATGCCGCCCACCGCGGCGGTAGTGGCTACGCCTGACCCGGAAATCGCACCGTAAAACAGGCAGGTTACTATGGCCGTCATGGGGATTCCAGCGGGGAAATTCCCGATAAAAAAGGCGAAGAAATTGAAGAGCTTGTCCGAGATCTTCCCCTTGGTCATGATGTTGCCCGAGAGGATGAAAAGCGGTATGGCCAGCATGGGCGTGCTGTCGAGGGCACTCACGATATTCCGTACCACGTACGCAAGAGAAGCTGGAAAACCCGGAGTTGTCAGGCCGGGAAAGATGGTGGCAAATCCAAGGGCGACGGCAATGGGGATCCCGAGGGCGAGGCCTGCGAGCAGGATGAGGAACAGTGTCAAAACCATCTTCAGACACCCTTCTTTCTGATTGCGATTCCCAGGTCCTGTCCCGTTTTCTGGATAGATCTCGCCATTGCCAGGAAAAAGCCGGCCACGGCCGCAAAATAGATCCAGCCAAGGGGGATTTTTAGGGCAGGGCTTGTCTGGCCGGTCATGACGACCCTGTGAACAGCAGGAATCGAGCTGATAAAGAGGTAACCGAAGAACACCGTGACCGAAAGATTGATCAGCGTCACGAGAATGCGCTTCAACCCTGCGGGCAGGGCTTCAACGAGAGTGTCGACCTTGAGAATACTGTTTTCCTTGATGGTGTATCCGATGCTCACGAGAGCGGACCATACGAAGGCATACCGGGATGCTTCCTCGGCCCATGAAAGCGACGCGTTGAAGACATATCGCATGATGACCTGGAGTATCATGACTACGGCAATAACAACAAGCAGGCCGCTCAGGATATACTCCTCAAAGTGTTTATCCAGCCATTTCAGTATCTTCACTACCTTCACCTCCGGACTGGTTTCCATGACTGCCCCTTCAGGAACCGTTCATTCCCTTCTTCAGGGGCCGGCTATTCATTTTTTCGTCAGGTGCTCAAGGATCGCTTTCGTCATGACCTCCACGTCGGGGTCCTTCCCGCCGGTCCATTTCCGGAAGGCTTCAACTCCCTGCCAGATGGTCATCCAGTATCCGTACAGGATTCGGGAGCCCCTTTCTTCAGCCTGCCGCAGGAGCAGGGTGTCGTGAGGTACATACACGAGATCGCAGACCATGTGTTCCGGCCCGAGCAGGGATGTGTCAAAGGGGGTGGAGTCCGTATTCGGGGCCATGCCCAGAGGGGTAGAGTTTATTACCAGTTCGTTTTCTTTCAGGAGACCCGGGATGTCGGCGGGGTCGCTTGAATGTACCCTGCAGACGCCTGCACGGTAGGCGTTGAGGTCACTTGCGAGTTTTCTGAGTTTTTCATCCCCGGAAGCTCTCTTCCAGAGAGCTATGCTGCCGATTCCGGCTTTGGCGAGGGCGAAAGCCACTCCACGGGCGGCGCCGCCCGCTCCGAAAATAACACACTTCTTGCCTGCGGGGTCGTACCCCCCCTGCTCTTTCAGCCCCCTGACGAAGCCCACGCCGTCCGTGTTCGATCCGCACAGTTTGCCGTCCTTCCAGTAGATGGTGTTCACGGCATTGCAGAGGGAGGCGATTTCGTCGAGCTCGTCCAGGTACTCGATGATTTTCTGCTTCAGAGGCATGGTGATATTGAGTCCCTTGAAGCGAAGGGCTTCAAGGGCGGGAATGACCGTTCCGACGGTGGCTTCGGTAACCTCGTAGGGAGTGTAGACGGCATTCATTCCGAGGGCCTGGAAATTCGCGTTGTGCATGGCAGGGGAGAGAGATTTTCTGACGGGGTGCCCTAGAAGCCCGAAAAACTCTGTATCCGCCCAATAGGTCTTTTCTTTCAGCATAAAAATTCACGCTCCTTTTTTTCGGCGGTTTTGGATTTTCTGGTCCTTTTCTGTTCTTTGCTGCGGCGGTTCTTTTCTACTGACATGTGCCGTAAAAGCTTCCTGTTCGGGTTCAAATTTCTGCTGTGTGGTAACTCTTACCATTAAGCGGGTTTTGTCTATACATATCAGACCCGGCTCTTCATGTCAAGTAGCAATCTGCGGCATCAAAATGAAGTGCCCGGGAGGCAGGGGCCGGATTTCGCGGGCCAAAGGGCTCCGGAACGGGGGCGGGACGCCCGGCTTATTTTGCAGGAGAATGACCCAGCAGAAGGAGGGGGTCCTCCGTGAGGATACTTCCGGCTCCTGCGGCGATGAGAAAAGGAAGGGCCCTGGCACCCTTCGCCGTGGATTCCGCCACCGCTCCGATTTCCATCCAGTCCGGGGCGGCGCACTGCAGCAGGGCCACTTCCCTGATGGTGGGGAAGCCGAAAGCCCCCGTTCCTCCGATGACACGGTCCGCCCGGGCCATCTCCGCCGACCGGACGGCTGTTATGATCCCTTCATCGTCCAGCAGCGGCGTCTCGACGTAAAATGAAAGGACGGCCCCTTCAGAGGCTTCTCGTATTTTTTCCATTTCAGACCTGAGCCCGGCCTTGTCTCCGCTCGCCAGCCTGTAGACCGGCAGCACTACGTTAATATCCACGTTTTCCCCCGACCGGGCGGCCCTGGTTTCCAGTACTTTCCCTTCCTCGGTGCAGGTCCCGAGCGGATAGGCAACGGTCGTGGATACGCTGACCGGTTCAGCAGCAAGAAGGGAAGCGGCATGGGCGGACCAGGGAAGGGGGAGGCAGATTCCGCGGTATCCCCGCCTGACAGCCTCTTTGCACATCTCCCTGACTTCATCGCCGGAGAGCAGGGGGCGCAGGCGGGTCCATTCGATCTTTCCCGCCAGCTCGCTCTCCGGCGGCAGGTCCGCCAGGCCCGCCTCGGCGAGGGCCGCCTGCCTGCCTGCCTTTCGCGAAAGCAGTTCGATATCGGTTGCCATCAAGCACCGTCAATCCTTTGCGCGGAGACAGTCGCAGATATCCTCGTTATTTTGCGTTCCACGCCCTATGCGGACCGATTCAACTGAAATCTCCCCCGTCCTGTGGAGGAAGAGGAGAAGAGAGAGCAGGGAGGATGGTGAGATACCGATGGTTCCGGCGGCCTCCGATACGGAAAAATCTTTTCCCGGTTCGGCCATTCGCTTGACTTCCCGGCCCACAAGGGAGAGCCACTGCCGGAAAAGATCCTGGATTTCCGGAACGGTGGAGGCGGACAACTGGGATGTCCTCGTAACGGATTCCACCAGCCGGGCCGTTACAAGCCCCTCTGAGTCCAGGAGTTTCTTCATTTCTTCGAAAATGTCATGTTCGTTCATGCCGTCGCTTCCTTTCAGTCAAGGGGATACGTTTCGTTTCCTCCCCGAAAGGGGGAAATGGTACAATACAACACGGAAAATCACGGTCTGCGTACCGGTATTGTATCTCAGCCTCCCTTCCTGGAACAGCGAAAAGGGAGATCCCAAATACGCAGGTACGTTTTTCCAAAAAAGTCTTTGGAGAGCACGTTAAAATGTCGGACAGAAAGCTAAGGGAGTCCTGCACGAAGAAGGGAGACCTTGGGAATGTCTGGGATACGTGCCGAATATGATGAAGAATTCAAGAAAAATGCTGTCAAATTGAGTTGCGCATGGAAGAAAAAGCCGTGAAGCCTGGGTAAAGCGAAGATTCGTCTTTGATACCCGGGTGTATGGTGTGTTCGAATCGGGCGGAGGGGTGTACGGAGCGGGACGGATCTGGAGTGAGAGTTTTTTTGCCTGCTGATGAGGGGGGGCCGAGGAGAATGAACGGAAGGCTTGGCGTCATTTCGGATACTCACGGTCATGAAGAATCCTGGCGTAACGCCCTGATCCGGTGGGGTTCCGTTGATGGAGTTCTCCACTGCGGAGATGTACTGGCGGAAATCGCCACCGGGCTTGATGAGATGATTCGGGACGCTCCCTTTCCTGTTATAATTTCACGGGGAAACAGTGACCGCCCCGGTGACGAAGCCCTTCTCGGCTGGCCGGTAATGGCTCCGTATGCTACGGTTTGGTGGAATTCAAGACTCATCCTCCTTGGGCACGGAGCGCCCTTTCAGCCCCTGAGAGCGTTAGGTCTCCGCTGCAGAGCGGATCTTGTTATCTACGGCCACACCCACGTTTCGTCAATTGTACGGGAGGAAGGTACAA from Aminivibrio sp. encodes:
- a CDS encoding shikimate dehydrogenase, whose amino-acid sequence is MLKEKTYWADTEFFGLLGHPVRKSLSPAMHNANFQALGMNAVYTPYEVTEATVGTVIPALEALRFKGLNITMPLKQKIIEYLDELDEIASLCNAVNTIYWKDGKLCGSNTDGVGFVRGLKEQGGYDPAGKKCVIFGAGGAARGVAFALAKAGIGSIALWKRASGDEKLRKLASDLNAYRAGVCRVHSSDPADIPGLLKENELVINSTPLGMAPNTDSTPFDTSLLGPEHMVCDLVYVPHDTLLLRQAEERGSRILYGYWMTIWQGVEAFRKWTGGKDPDVEVMTKAILEHLTKK
- a CDS encoding YfcE family phosphodiesterase — protein: MNGRLGVISDTHGHEESWRNALIRWGSVDGVLHCGDVLAEIATGLDEMIRDAPFPVIISRGNSDRPGDEALLGWPVMAPYATVWWNSRLILLGHGAPFQPLRALGLRCRADLVIYGHTHVSSIVREEGTIFLNPGSASMPKGRDPESAAVLDSTGIRIFVLENGETLHSEPWI
- a CDS encoding TRAP transporter small permease encodes the protein METSPEVKVVKILKWLDKHFEEYILSGLLVVIAVVMILQVIMRYVFNASLSWAEEASRYAFVWSALVSIGYTIKENSILKVDTLVEALPAGLKRILVTLINLSVTVFFGYLFISSIPAVHRVVMTGQTSPALKIPLGWIYFAAVAGFFLAMARSIQKTGQDLGIAIRKKGV